The Spirosoma foliorum genome has a window encoding:
- a CDS encoding M61 family metallopeptidase, which translates to MKKNARLLYLLTVWTFFTPFSSTATVFPADDETLPAASPSVTYVLSMPEPQTHYFEVEMQLKNIAASTNAKKNGYIDIKMPVWTPGSYLIREYAKNVDGFTASVGDKKISSEKIRKNAWRVYTNEDNLTIRYKVYANELTVRTSFVDIDHGYVTPAGVFMYHDALKNIPLRVVVQPYKTWKSVATALEPVAGQDFTYEAADFDLLVDSPIEIGNHKTFSFTASDIPHTVSMFGDVDYNEKRLAEDYKRVCEAAATVVGEHPCKHYTFIVHHIPPGGGGLEHLNSTTLETTRNAYATEANYKRFLSLVAHEYFHLWNVKRIRPVALGPFDYENENYTHMLWLSEGCTSFYQEYILRRAGFHTPDAYLTLVASGITEIENQPGTRIQSAAESSWDAWIKGYRPNENSANTQISYYSKGSVLGTLLNLAILAGSSGQRNMDDLMRLLYNEYYKKQKRGFTDNEFRQAAEQVAGRKLDDFFNIGVNTAEPINYDAYFAPVGMQLVNLASKVQDGFLGAATTIANGKSTISSVRRGSAAYNDGLNVGDEIISVDKVRVGDDLLRVISGRKMGETLKVLVNRGGFVREIPVTLTQNPLVSYRLEPLPNQTAEQKALYNKWLYIK; encoded by the coding sequence ATGAAAAAAAACGCCCGGCTTCTGTATTTACTTACTGTCTGGACATTTTTTACTCCATTTTCATCAACTGCGACCGTCTTTCCTGCCGATGACGAAACGCTCCCGGCGGCATCACCCAGCGTGACCTATGTGCTTTCGATGCCCGAACCTCAGACGCATTATTTCGAGGTAGAAATGCAGCTCAAAAATATAGCTGCTTCAACAAATGCCAAGAAAAATGGGTACATCGATATCAAAATGCCCGTCTGGACACCGGGATCTTACCTGATTCGGGAATATGCCAAGAACGTAGATGGGTTTACGGCTTCTGTAGGGGATAAGAAGATTTCAAGTGAAAAGATTCGCAAAAACGCCTGGCGAGTATACACGAACGAAGATAATCTGACGATTCGGTATAAAGTATATGCCAACGAACTCACCGTCCGGACGAGTTTCGTAGACATTGATCATGGCTATGTGACGCCCGCTGGTGTATTTATGTACCACGACGCTCTAAAGAACATTCCGTTGCGAGTGGTTGTGCAGCCTTACAAAACCTGGAAAAGTGTGGCTACCGCTCTGGAACCCGTAGCTGGTCAGGATTTTACCTACGAAGCTGCCGATTTTGACTTGCTGGTTGATTCACCCATCGAGATCGGCAACCACAAAACATTCAGCTTCACCGCGTCGGATATACCACATACCGTGTCTATGTTTGGCGACGTTGACTACAACGAAAAGCGCCTGGCTGAAGATTACAAGCGGGTTTGTGAGGCTGCCGCCACCGTAGTGGGCGAGCATCCGTGCAAACATTACACCTTTATTGTTCACCATATTCCGCCGGGTGGAGGAGGCCTGGAACACCTCAACTCGACTACGCTCGAAACCACGCGGAATGCCTATGCTACTGAGGCCAATTATAAACGATTCCTGTCGCTGGTAGCGCATGAGTATTTTCACCTCTGGAATGTGAAGCGTATCCGGCCCGTAGCGTTGGGACCGTTCGATTATGAGAATGAGAACTACACGCACATGCTTTGGTTATCAGAAGGCTGTACGTCGTTCTATCAGGAGTATATTTTGCGTCGGGCGGGTTTTCATACACCAGATGCCTATTTGACCCTCGTCGCCAGTGGCATTACCGAGATTGAAAATCAGCCTGGTACGCGCATACAATCGGCGGCTGAGTCAAGCTGGGACGCCTGGATTAAGGGCTACCGGCCTAATGAAAACTCGGCCAACACCCAAATATCGTATTATAGCAAAGGGAGTGTTTTAGGCACGCTGCTGAATTTGGCCATACTGGCGGGCAGCAGTGGTCAGCGCAACATGGATGATTTGATGCGGCTCCTGTATAACGAATATTACAAAAAACAGAAGCGGGGGTTCACTGACAACGAATTCCGGCAGGCTGCTGAACAAGTGGCGGGGCGGAAGCTCGATGATTTCTTTAACATCGGGGTAAACACGGCTGAGCCCATTAACTACGATGCTTATTTTGCGCCCGTTGGGATGCAGTTAGTGAATCTGGCCAGTAAAGTTCAAGACGGTTTTCTGGGCGCTGCCACGACGATTGCCAATGGAAAATCAACCATTTCAAGCGTCCGTCGCGGATCAGCAGCGTACAACGATGGCCTAAACGTGGGCGATGAAATTATTTCGGTCGATAAAGTTCGGGTGGGTGATGATCTGCTTCGAGTCATTAGTGGCCGAAAGATGGGTGAAACCTTGAAAGTACTTGTCAATCGGGGCGGGTTTGTTCGCGAAATTCCAGTTACGCTTACTCAAAACCCATTGGTAAGTTATCGTCTGGAGCCACTACCTAATCAGACGGCAGAGCAAAAAGCACTCTACAACAAGTGGTTGTATATCAAGTAG
- a CDS encoding tetratricopeptide repeat protein, with protein MPYSTTQSGQHQSHCQTSFRLLFFLTIGLFTSVSTLAQRTQSNAEPDYHYRNGLELFERANYAASRYEFRQYLEPRRGDGSQTLLNTGDQNAVEAEYYIALTSLYIDEPGAELLVDRFVKNHSQHPKAGQLYGDLGTYYYNRQDYTKAIGFLEKAVDQGGNSAQQTTYKYQLALSYYSTQDLQHALPLLNEVKLDPTSTDAPAASYYAGVINFRNRNYNEAVADFKRIETNPTYQNQVPNWIAQALYKQQRFDDLLAYTEPLLRRNNGGSLNEVALFTAEVFYQQNQFARAIPYYKQYINAAGAKAPSAVKFRYGQSLFRTGAYNDAITQLKPLAGGKDTTAQYAAYTLGVSYLQTQNPTYALTAFDQAGRLSFNREIQEEAKFTHAKLQLDQNNGADAVKELTAFLKQYPDSKFENEANELVGEAYYASNNYPAAIAYIEGLKRRTSKINATYQRLTYNQGVNDFNAERYPQAVANLDKSLKFPVDNNLQQAAQFWKAESYSAGKQYDTAIPLYASISKSGSGEYATKSLYALGYAYYNKKDYARALPYFRDFVSRGGASDDRAQLQDATIRLADTYFSSKQYENAMRYYDQAIAQNAADKDYAAYQKAMILSYVGRDSEAKAQFDQVQRQFPNSRFVDEALLQKANVDFEKGAYQTAIQGYTKLIQDKPNSTLVPAALLKRAIAYGNIQQYDPAVADYKRILDNYGNSEQAQSALLGIQNTLNDAGRPEEFSQVLGQYKKTNPASTDVERVQFENAKNIYANEKYSQAIQSLLSFMQEYPNSPSTNEARYYLAESYRQTNDPSSALRYYNLVVADNKSDYLVRAATRAAELEAKQKNYPRAIRNYQIIMSKANGKAEQVAAQLGLMDTYFAYPKPDSAAAVARDVLTAGNVVSGAQNRAQLMLGKVAQGKGDYKTAQADFEKTIALAKDVNGAEAQYHLGEILYKQKKYKESVALLLKFNEQFSDFEYWKGKAFILVADNNVALDEPAQAKAVLNSIIENSSDETIVAEAKQKLATLESKN; from the coding sequence ATGCCCTATTCAACCACCCAATCAGGTCAACACCAATCGCACTGCCAGACTTCGTTTCGGTTGCTATTTTTTCTGACTATTGGGCTATTTACTTCAGTATCGACCTTAGCTCAACGAACACAAAGCAACGCCGAACCCGACTACCATTATCGAAACGGGCTTGAACTTTTCGAAAGAGCTAACTATGCCGCTTCCCGCTACGAATTCCGCCAATACCTCGAACCGCGCCGGGGTGATGGCTCGCAAACGTTACTCAATACGGGCGACCAAAATGCGGTTGAAGCCGAATATTACATCGCCCTAACCAGCCTCTACATCGACGAGCCAGGCGCCGAGTTGCTTGTTGATCGGTTTGTTAAAAACCACAGCCAGCACCCCAAAGCGGGACAATTGTACGGTGATTTAGGTACGTATTACTATAATCGTCAGGATTATACGAAAGCTATTGGTTTCCTGGAAAAAGCTGTTGATCAGGGGGGAAATAGCGCTCAGCAAACGACCTATAAATACCAGTTGGCTCTCTCCTATTACAGTACGCAGGATTTACAGCATGCGTTGCCGCTTTTAAACGAGGTCAAACTAGACCCTACCTCTACCGACGCTCCTGCGGCTTCGTATTATGCCGGGGTAATCAACTTCCGCAACCGGAATTATAACGAAGCCGTTGCCGATTTCAAGCGGATTGAAACCAACCCAACCTATCAGAACCAGGTACCGAACTGGATTGCTCAGGCGCTCTATAAACAACAGCGATTTGATGACTTATTGGCCTACACCGAACCGCTACTCCGCCGGAATAATGGAGGTAGCCTGAACGAAGTAGCCTTATTTACAGCCGAAGTTTTTTACCAGCAAAACCAGTTTGCCCGAGCCATTCCGTATTACAAACAATACATTAATGCCGCAGGGGCCAAAGCACCTAGTGCCGTGAAGTTCCGTTATGGTCAATCGCTGTTCCGTACCGGTGCGTATAATGATGCGATTACCCAGCTTAAACCACTCGCAGGCGGGAAAGATACCACTGCTCAATATGCAGCATATACATTAGGGGTCAGCTACTTACAGACACAAAACCCAACCTATGCGCTGACCGCCTTCGATCAGGCCGGACGATTATCGTTTAATCGTGAAATTCAGGAAGAAGCGAAATTCACGCACGCAAAACTCCAACTGGATCAAAACAACGGCGCCGACGCGGTAAAAGAATTGACGGCCTTTCTGAAGCAATATCCTGATAGTAAGTTTGAAAATGAAGCCAACGAATTGGTTGGGGAAGCCTATTATGCCTCTAATAACTACCCGGCTGCCATTGCTTACATTGAAGGGCTGAAACGCCGGACGTCTAAAATCAATGCGACCTACCAACGCTTAACGTACAATCAGGGCGTCAATGATTTCAACGCAGAACGCTATCCTCAGGCGGTAGCCAATCTGGATAAATCGCTGAAATTCCCGGTTGACAATAATCTGCAACAAGCCGCGCAATTCTGGAAAGCCGAATCGTATTCGGCAGGAAAGCAATACGATACCGCCATCCCGCTTTATGCCAGCATCTCGAAATCAGGCTCAGGTGAGTACGCGACCAAGAGTTTGTATGCGCTCGGCTATGCGTATTACAACAAGAAAGATTACGCGCGTGCACTCCCCTACTTCCGCGATTTCGTCAGTCGTGGTGGCGCATCCGATGATCGGGCTCAGCTTCAGGATGCGACCATTCGGTTAGCCGACACTTATTTTTCGTCGAAGCAATACGAAAACGCTATGCGTTATTATGATCAGGCTATTGCGCAAAATGCTGCCGATAAAGATTATGCTGCTTATCAGAAAGCCATGATCTTAAGCTATGTTGGCCGTGATTCTGAAGCCAAAGCCCAATTCGATCAGGTACAACGCCAGTTCCCGAACTCTCGTTTTGTCGATGAAGCGCTCTTACAAAAAGCGAATGTCGATTTCGAGAAAGGTGCTTATCAGACTGCAATTCAAGGTTATACGAAGTTAATTCAGGACAAGCCTAACAGCACACTCGTTCCAGCGGCTCTGTTAAAGCGGGCCATTGCTTATGGGAACATTCAACAATATGACCCTGCCGTTGCCGATTACAAACGCATTTTAGATAATTACGGCAATTCGGAGCAGGCTCAAAGTGCGTTACTCGGTATTCAGAATACGCTTAATGATGCTGGTCGGCCCGAAGAGTTTTCTCAGGTACTGGGGCAGTATAAGAAAACCAATCCGGCTAGTACCGATGTGGAGCGGGTTCAATTCGAAAACGCCAAGAATATTTATGCCAACGAAAAGTATTCTCAGGCCATTCAGTCGCTACTGTCGTTTATGCAGGAATACCCCAATAGCCCTAGCACAAATGAAGCCCGCTATTATCTGGCGGAATCGTATCGACAAACGAATGATCCTTCCAGCGCGCTGCGGTATTACAATTTAGTGGTGGCCGATAACAAATCAGATTACCTGGTTCGGGCGGCTACCCGTGCGGCTGAGTTAGAAGCGAAGCAGAAAAATTACCCACGTGCCATCCGGAATTATCAGATTATCATGAGCAAAGCCAATGGTAAAGCCGAACAGGTAGCGGCTCAGCTTGGCTTGATGGACACCTATTTCGCGTATCCGAAACCTGACTCAGCCGCTGCTGTTGCGCGTGACGTTTTAACGGCAGGAAATGTCGTATCGGGAGCCCAGAACCGGGCACAACTGATGCTGGGTAAAGTGGCACAAGGTAAAGGGGATTACAAAACGGCTCAGGCTGATTTTGAAAAAACCATCGCACTTGCTAAAGATGTAAACGGAGCCGAAGCCCAATATCACCTCGGCGAGATTCTTTACAAGCAGAAAAAGTACAAGGAGTCGGTAGCTCTGCTGTTAAAATTCAACGAGCAGTTCAGCGATTTCGAATACTGGAAAGGCAAAGCGTTCATTCTGGTAGCTGATAACAACGTTGCCCTCGACGAGCCCGCCCAGGCCAAAGCCGTTCTGAATTCCATCATCGAAAACTCATCTGACGAAACCATCGTTGCCGAAGCCAAACAAAAGCTCGCTACGCTGGAATCTAAAAATTAG
- a CDS encoding TonB-dependent receptor, whose product MIHSTRPLLTLSLLSLSATLYAQQPKPTRPVKEGEVDNQEITVEKSRKIELPPANRIFNKIPSVKPSAEQRKLTYEFEDRKLTIGDPKITPGVLNPALGQADETPAYSNYVKLGAGNYSSFLGEGFVGINALSNLALEGSVRHLSSGLGPVDGKNSAQSDTRVRVTGKYLTDAFKLQADLGYDRNAYNFYGYSREYAAQPTFSPDLIKQRLNTINFKIGIENANSDNTIDYSLRTGITSLSDRFNASETDWGTNFNASLGITDNVYALIAADAYVTQRTDGSILDNRNLFRVKPTFKYATSLFTVTAGINAVNQTDQRQGINDTRAFPVIDVDVAPVGNIHIFAGVDGDINRNTLRSLLGENKWLAPQVLLANTVKSIDIYGGTKGALGGGFSYEGKVSYARYRNFSTFNNSTPDSTKFFVLYDGGITNVLTVSGQLAYAQKDKFRSTLKADFFNYGLDRLEAAWGRPRTSATWTNSYILNKKLFVTADLYFYEGIQNKNFTSGITYTLKPIYDANLKIDYFLGKQVSAFVALNNIFSQNYQRYLYYQTQGLNFLGGISYSF is encoded by the coding sequence ATGATTCATTCAACCCGCCCCTTACTCACCCTCTCTCTCCTTTCTCTGTCGGCAACGCTGTATGCACAACAGCCGAAGCCAACGCGTCCTGTGAAAGAAGGCGAAGTAGATAATCAGGAAATTACGGTCGAAAAAAGCCGGAAGATTGAACTGCCTCCTGCTAACCGAATTTTCAATAAGATTCCATCCGTAAAGCCATCGGCTGAACAACGGAAACTAACTTATGAGTTTGAAGACCGAAAACTAACCATCGGCGACCCTAAAATTACGCCAGGTGTGCTGAATCCTGCCCTTGGCCAGGCCGATGAAACGCCAGCCTACAGCAATTACGTTAAGCTAGGAGCTGGAAATTACAGTTCATTTTTAGGGGAAGGTTTTGTAGGTATTAATGCGCTTTCGAATCTTGCCTTGGAGGGATCTGTTCGACATTTATCGTCTGGCCTTGGCCCCGTGGATGGCAAGAATTCAGCCCAAAGCGATACTCGTGTTCGGGTAACAGGAAAATACCTAACCGATGCATTCAAACTCCAGGCCGACCTAGGTTATGACCGGAATGCCTATAATTTTTACGGGTATAGTCGCGAATATGCGGCACAACCCACGTTCAGTCCTGATCTGATCAAACAACGGCTCAATACAATCAACTTCAAAATTGGCATTGAAAACGCGAATTCAGATAATACCATTGACTATTCGTTACGCACAGGCATCACCTCGCTGAGCGACCGGTTCAATGCGTCTGAAACGGATTGGGGAACCAACTTCAATGCGTCGCTCGGTATTACCGATAATGTATATGCACTTATAGCGGCCGATGCTTATGTCACTCAACGAACAGACGGCTCAATACTTGATAACCGGAATCTGTTTCGGGTAAAGCCAACCTTTAAATACGCAACGTCTTTATTCACGGTAACGGCGGGTATCAATGCCGTGAACCAAACCGATCAGCGACAGGGTATCAACGACACGCGAGCGTTTCCAGTCATTGATGTAGATGTAGCTCCGGTGGGTAACATCCATATTTTTGCCGGTGTCGACGGCGATATTAACCGAAATACCCTCCGCTCGTTACTCGGTGAGAATAAGTGGCTTGCCCCACAAGTTTTATTGGCTAACACTGTTAAGTCCATTGATATTTACGGCGGTACGAAAGGAGCTTTAGGCGGAGGTTTTTCTTACGAGGGCAAAGTTTCCTACGCTCGCTACCGAAACTTCTCAACCTTCAACAATAGCACGCCCGACTCAACAAAATTCTTTGTTCTCTATGATGGCGGCATCACGAATGTGTTGACAGTCTCGGGACAATTGGCATATGCCCAGAAAGACAAATTCCGTTCGACCCTTAAAGCAGACTTTTTCAATTACGGGCTTGATCGGCTCGAAGCAGCCTGGGGTCGTCCACGTACATCGGCCACCTGGACCAACTCATACATTCTGAATAAAAAACTATTTGTAACTGCCGACCTGTATTTTTATGAAGGCATTCAAAACAAGAACTTTACTTCCGGCATCACGTACACGCTGAAACCCATTTACGATGCTAACCTGAAAATTGACTATTTCCTTGGAAAACAGGTATCGGCATTTGTTGCGTTAAATAATATCTTTAGCCAGAATTACCAGCGTTATTTGTATTATCAAACACAAGGTCTTAACTTTCTCGGAGGAATCAGTTATTCGTTCTAA
- a CDS encoding HU domain-containing protein: MASVNDYIKKLLYQYDCVVVSELGAFLTHYQSASFTETSGQYLPPRKRVAFNEALRFDDGILTNYIMLHEPVTREGAQRYVSSFVAELRQQVEKTGRFELEGIGTFTHNDESRLQFLPSLRHNFFGEAYGMSALSVQAVNRKPQLEPALEAVPVTALGPVLSQEEEVSLTPYRPARPYWRVAAIALLVGSLGFISYFSVMQPDQPFQSSLDPANLFRVSANFFKGPADAKEPVKAAVLPKVTSTPVTEVKPAAVTPVKPVAPAPTVAVATVVPTDVKAKVEASTAAKAKTVEKVAEVVSKPARTGPHFTVIAGVFLSKHNALKLRRQLRKAGYEDAFVIMPAQDEKELYKVAAVGSAVRDEAVAKMAAINELTQAESWILKN, encoded by the coding sequence ATGGCATCCGTAAACGATTATATTAAAAAGTTGCTGTATCAGTACGATTGCGTAGTCGTATCTGAGCTAGGGGCCTTTCTAACGCACTACCAATCAGCAAGTTTCACGGAAACTTCTGGTCAGTATCTGCCCCCTCGCAAACGCGTTGCGTTCAACGAAGCACTTCGTTTCGACGATGGTATTCTGACCAACTATATTATGCTCCATGAGCCTGTCACTCGCGAAGGTGCGCAACGGTACGTGAGTTCATTTGTAGCTGAGTTACGACAACAAGTAGAAAAAACAGGACGATTTGAACTAGAAGGTATTGGCACGTTTACCCATAATGATGAAAGTCGCCTACAGTTTTTACCAAGCCTTCGGCACAACTTTTTTGGTGAAGCGTATGGTATGAGTGCCCTATCGGTACAAGCGGTTAATCGTAAACCTCAACTTGAACCAGCGCTTGAAGCCGTACCTGTAACAGCCCTGGGTCCGGTTCTTTCTCAGGAAGAAGAAGTATCGCTAACTCCTTATCGTCCAGCTCGTCCTTACTGGCGCGTAGCGGCTATTGCCTTGCTGGTTGGCTCACTAGGGTTTATTAGCTATTTTTCCGTGATGCAGCCAGATCAGCCCTTTCAGAGTAGCCTCGATCCGGCCAATCTGTTCCGGGTTTCGGCTAATTTCTTCAAGGGTCCTGCGGACGCAAAAGAACCCGTAAAAGCTGCTGTTCTTCCCAAAGTCACTTCTACGCCAGTTACAGAGGTAAAACCAGCAGCCGTTACCCCAGTAAAACCTGTGGCTCCTGCCCCTACTGTAGCTGTAGCGACTGTTGTACCTACCGACGTTAAAGCGAAAGTTGAAGCCTCAACCGCTGCAAAAGCAAAAACTGTTGAAAAAGTTGCTGAGGTTGTCAGTAAGCCTGCTCGAACAGGACCACATTTTACGGTAATCGCCGGCGTGTTTTTAAGCAAACACAATGCGTTGAAACTACGTCGCCAATTACGCAAAGCAGGTTATGAAGATGCCTTTGTTATCATGCCAGCTCAGGATGAGAAAGAGTTATATAAAGTAGCAGCAGTAGGTTCTGCCGTTCGGGATGAAGCCGTTGCCAAGATGGCAGCTATCAATGAACTGACTCAAGCTGAATCCTGGATTTTAAAGAATTAG
- a CDS encoding SDR family NAD(P)-dependent oxidoreductase codes for MEQLANVDNYNGALQKPINSGFSATSTTSDVINGIDLSGKTIIVTGGYAGIGVETVKTFIEAGAHVIVPARDLAKATKNLQGIPQVVIEEMDLMNPASIDAFAQKFLTTDKPLHILVNNAGIMWVPLQRDARGYESQLATNHLGHFQLTARLWPALKKAAGARVVNVSSFGHQIAPFNFEDPNFEHHDYETLVGYGQSKTANNLFAVELDHRGKNVGVRAYSLHPGSVNGTDLGRVAPMDLFKRMGTHDAEGNLFPEVARKLKTIPQGASTTVWCATNPQLTDIGGVYCENADVAELDLGTIEHRYDEPLTLRGVQPYSVDAENAKRLWTLSEQLTGVIFAAE; via the coding sequence ATGGAACAATTAGCAAACGTAGACAATTACAATGGCGCCCTCCAAAAGCCAATTAACTCAGGTTTTAGCGCTACTTCAACCACTTCCGATGTCATCAATGGAATCGACCTTAGCGGGAAGACAATCATCGTAACCGGCGGGTATGCTGGTATTGGGGTCGAAACTGTAAAGACATTTATCGAAGCAGGCGCCCATGTTATCGTTCCGGCCCGTGATCTAGCTAAAGCAACCAAAAACCTGCAGGGCATTCCGCAGGTCGTGATTGAAGAGATGGATTTAATGAACCCTGCTTCGATTGACGCTTTTGCCCAAAAATTCCTCACAACTGATAAACCGCTTCATATTCTGGTCAACAATGCGGGGATTATGTGGGTGCCCCTACAACGAGATGCGCGGGGGTACGAATCGCAGTTAGCCACCAATCACCTTGGGCATTTTCAGCTCACAGCCCGACTTTGGCCAGCCCTAAAAAAGGCCGCTGGCGCTAGAGTTGTCAATGTATCTTCGTTCGGTCACCAAATAGCTCCGTTCAATTTTGAGGACCCGAACTTTGAACACCATGATTATGAAACGCTGGTGGGTTATGGGCAGTCCAAAACAGCGAATAACCTGTTTGCGGTAGAATTGGACCATCGAGGCAAAAACGTAGGCGTGCGTGCTTATTCACTTCACCCCGGCTCAGTCAATGGAACTGATCTCGGACGAGTTGCCCCGATGGATTTATTTAAACGAATGGGTACGCATGATGCAGAGGGGAATTTATTCCCGGAGGTTGCCCGGAAACTAAAAACCATACCACAAGGGGCTTCCACAACCGTCTGGTGTGCTACCAACCCGCAACTAACAGATATTGGCGGTGTCTATTGCGAAAATGCCGATGTTGCTGAATTAGATTTAGGAACTATTGAGCATCGATATGATGAGCCCTTAACTCTCCGGGGAGTACAGCCCTACTCGGTCGATGCGGAAAATGCGAAGCGATTATGGACATTGAGTGAGCAGTTGACCGGTGTGATATTTGCCGCAGAATAG
- a CDS encoding helix-turn-helix domain-containing protein yields the protein MGYQAQYIHPDLKLSRFDDKFYKADVLFEHHLLVWFISGETKIVQGDTTYLFGAGDTLLFPRNQLVTVINYPKDGLPHQSAVMHLTPKRLTDFYSRNKVDVKRIQTPKFQSFNQHPLLQSCLASLVPYFDLNETLPDVIAALKIDEAITILRTIDADIDHILANFDEPGKIGLTDFMEQHYMFNMSIDKFGYLTGRSLTTFKRDFKRTFQTTPQKWLTNKRLELAHYQIREKRRRPSDVYLEVGFENLSHFGHAFKKRFGYSPTELAD from the coding sequence ATGGGCTACCAGGCACAATACATACATCCCGACTTGAAGCTGTCGCGCTTTGACGATAAATTCTATAAGGCTGATGTTCTGTTTGAACATCATTTATTGGTGTGGTTTATTTCGGGAGAAACGAAGATCGTTCAGGGCGATACTACTTATTTGTTCGGGGCGGGTGATACCTTATTATTTCCCAGGAATCAGCTCGTGACCGTTATCAATTACCCCAAAGACGGCCTCCCGCACCAGTCGGCCGTCATGCATCTGACGCCCAAACGCCTAACCGATTTTTATTCCAGAAATAAGGTTGACGTGAAGCGTATCCAAACGCCTAAATTTCAAAGCTTTAATCAACACCCACTTCTACAAAGTTGTCTGGCCTCCTTAGTTCCCTATTTTGATCTGAACGAAACGTTGCCCGATGTCATTGCTGCACTAAAAATCGACGAAGCCATTACCATTCTTCGAACGATTGATGCCGATATTGATCACATACTGGCCAATTTCGATGAACCGGGCAAGATTGGGCTAACCGATTTTATGGAGCAGCATTACATGTTCAACATGTCAATCGATAAGTTCGGCTACCTGACGGGTCGTAGTCTGACGACTTTTAAACGTGACTTTAAACGAACTTTCCAGACAACTCCTCAGAAATGGCTGACAAACAAACGGCTGGAACTTGCTCATTATCAGATTAGAGAAAAAAGACGAAGACCTTCCGATGTTTATTTAGAAGTTGGTTTTGAAAATCTCTCTCATTTCGGCCACGCGTTTAAAAAACGGTTTGGTTATTCGCCCACCGAACTAGCCGATTAG
- a CDS encoding DNA glycosylase AlkZ-like family protein has product MKHALHTLRQQAIAGSLFPAASLLEAMNQLGFVQADPIRAPARAQDLILRHRVQDYRVGDLERDYPALDLEEDFLYAYGFMPKSTWQLVHPRPEIELSMADKRVLDFVSNNPHSHPRQVEAYLGRTRERNDWGGFSAGTTRSLQALHYRGFLRVARRENGVKLYELASQKYPSIESAERLRQLVLLITNILNPITDRNLRAALWHLAHAAPALNVQKSIIKQLVNTGDLTQEVVDGIRYIWPTLTSANNPMNETVRFLAPFDPLVWDRQRFEHLWGWAYRFEAYTPPAKRELGYYALPILWRDDMVGWVTVSQSEGNLVVEPGLKKDVSLDDDFFTEFDIEVERLRLFLQKRD; this is encoded by the coding sequence GTGAAACATGCTCTCCATACCCTACGACAACAAGCTATCGCGGGTTCTCTTTTTCCAGCCGCCAGCTTACTGGAAGCCATGAATCAGCTTGGCTTTGTGCAGGCCGATCCGATTCGGGCACCAGCGCGGGCTCAGGATCTTATTCTCCGCCATCGGGTTCAGGATTATCGAGTTGGCGACCTTGAGCGCGATTATCCTGCCCTCGATCTGGAAGAAGATTTTCTGTATGCCTATGGCTTTATGCCTAAATCTACCTGGCAACTCGTGCACCCACGCCCCGAAATTGAATTAAGTATGGCCGATAAACGCGTGCTTGATTTTGTTTCAAACAACCCGCATAGTCACCCTCGTCAGGTAGAAGCGTATCTGGGGCGCACCCGCGAACGTAATGATTGGGGTGGGTTTTCAGCTGGAACAACACGATCGCTTCAGGCGCTCCATTATCGAGGATTTTTGCGGGTAGCCCGTCGAGAAAATGGCGTTAAACTCTATGAACTTGCCAGCCAGAAGTATCCCTCGATAGAATCAGCGGAACGTTTGCGCCAGCTAGTATTACTGATTACGAATATTTTAAATCCAATCACCGATCGCAATTTACGGGCGGCTCTATGGCATCTGGCCCATGCTGCCCCCGCGCTCAATGTGCAGAAATCCATTATTAAGCAGCTGGTTAATACGGGTGATTTAACACAAGAAGTGGTTGATGGTATTCGATATATTTGGCCCACGTTGACATCAGCCAATAACCCGATGAACGAAACCGTTCGTTTTCTAGCTCCGTTTGACCCTTTGGTTTGGGATCGCCAGCGTTTCGAACATTTGTGGGGATGGGCCTATCGTTTTGAAGCCTATACTCCACCCGCCAAACGCGAGTTAGGCTATTATGCGTTACCCATCCTTTGGCGAGACGACATGGTTGGATGGGTAACAGTTTCTCAATCAGAAGGTAATCTGGTGGTAGAACCCGGCTTAAAAAAAGACGTATCGCTTGATGATGACTTTTTTACCGAATTTGATATAGAAGTAGAGCGACTTCGCCTGTTTCTGCAAAAGCGCGACTAG